A stretch of Bombina bombina isolate aBomBom1 chromosome 2, aBomBom1.pri, whole genome shotgun sequence DNA encodes these proteins:
- the LTB4R2 gene encoding leukotriene B4 receptor 2 — MNQCIYNIGNDTVLSSPTSRISGTIFLFLSAFLGLPGNAFIIWSILWKLKGQEKSVTCILILNLAVADGTVLLLTPFFITFLIKETWIFGKTVCKLVYYLCCLNMYASIFIIALMSLDRVFAVFKPYISQTLRKRAMVRNILIAIWFLAGILAFPAFAFREIIIGIKGPNLNFTICEPCHSTPGLAIFHYLFETFVSFLLPFPMLLFSYVLVLIKLRGSRFRQRSRIEKLIAAILITFAILWLPYHVVNAMQVTSNLTTGKVSENLRKAVKMSRAGATALAFFSASVNPLLYAFAALDLFRVFGVGFVAKMFEGTVAEIQKRVKSQRDIVRGLVRAGSRGESMDVEMRNGVKEVILKEGF; from the coding sequence ATGAATCAGTGCATCTATAATATTGGGAATGATACTGTTCTAAGTTCCCCTACTTCACGCATCTCAGGTACCATCTTTCTGTTTTTGTCAGCCTTCTTGGGTCTACCTGGAAATGCTTTTATCATCTGGAGCATTTTATGGAAGTTGAAAGGCCAAGAAAAATCTGTAACCTGTATTCTTATTCTTAATTTGGCAGTGGCTGATGGGACAGTTCTCCTCCTAACCCCCTTTTTTATTACGTTCCTCATCAAAGAGACCTGGATTTTTGGTAAAACTGTCTGCAAACTTGTCTATTATCTTTGTTGCCTTAACATGTATGCCAGCATTTTTATCATAGCTTTGATGAGCTTGGATCGAGTCTTTGCTGTCTTCAAACCATACATATCTCAGACTCTTCGTAAAAGAGCCATGGTGAGAAACATTCTCATAGCCATATGGTTCCTAGCTGGAATATTAGCCTTCCCTGCATTTGCCTTCAGAGAGATAATTATAGGAATTAAAGGACCTAACctgaactttacaatttgtgaACCTTGTCATTCTACACCTGGATTGGCTATTTTTCACTACTTATTTGAAACATTTGTGAGTTTCCTACTTCCTTTCCCTATGCTATTGTTTAGCTATGTTTTGGTTTTGATCAAGCTAAGGGGGAGTCGCTTTAGACAACGATCACGGATAGAAAAGCTGATAGCTGCCATTTTGATAACATTTGCTATTCTTTGGCTTCCATATCATGTGGTGAATGCAATGCAGGTAACTTCTAATCTGACAACTGGGAAAGTGTCTGAAAACTTACGAAAAGCTGTGAAAATGAGCAGAGCTGGAGCAACTGCTTTGGCCTTTTTTAGTGCCAGCGTCAACCCACTGCTCTATGCATTTGCAGCTTTAGACCTCTTTCGGGTATTTGGAGTGGGATTTGTAGCTAAAATGTTTGAGGGGACTGTAGCCGAGATACAAAAAAGGGTCAAGTCCCAACGAGATATTGTCAGGGGTCTTGTGAGAGCTGGCAGTCGTGGAGAATCTATGGATGTGGAGATGAGAAACGGAGTCAAAGAAGTCATTTTGAAAGAGGGTTTCTAA